ATTTTTGGATGTCACCTGCGCCCATGAAAATTAGAACGCCGTTTTTATGTTTCTTTAATACATCCGTTGTTGTATCTGTAATTAATTCTGCACCGTCAATACGCTTTTGCAGATCTTCGATTGTTAATTCACCTTTGTTTTCACGTGCTGATCCGAAAATATCACATAAGTATACTTGGTCAGCTTTGCTTAGGCTTTCTGCGAACTCATCTAAGAACTTTTCTGTACGTGAGAATGTATGTGGCTGGAATACAGCGACAATTTCACGCTCTGGATGTTTTTGACGAGCAGCTTCAATCGTTGCATTAATCTCTGTCGGATGGTGTGCGTAGTCATCGATGATTACTTGCTCTCCCATCGGCTTTTCATTAAAGCGACGTTTTACGCCTTCAAAAGTTGTTAATTGATGTTTTACTGCTTCTACATCAACATTTTCATAATGGCAAAGCGCGATTACTGCTAACGCATTTAATACGCTGTGATTGCCGTATCCTGTAATTTTGAACGTATCATAGTACGTGTTACGAACGAATACATCAAATATCGTACCATCTGTTCTCTTTTGAATGTTGCGTGCTTGGAAATCATTATCTTCTCCAAATCCATAGAAAATAACAGGTACTTTCGCTTGAATTTTTTGAAGTTCTTCATCATCTCCACATGCAATAATGCCTTTTTTCACTTGCAATGCCATCTCTTGGAATGCACTGAATACATCATTGATGTCTGCAAAATAATCTGGATGATCAAAATCAATATTCGTCATAATTGCATAGTCTGGATTATAAGACAAGAAATGACGACGATACTCACAAGCTTCAAATACAAAATACTTACTATTTTCTACCCCATGCCCTGTTCCATCTCCAATAAGGTAAGATGTTGGGTGTGCACCTTGCATTACATGGGCTAACAAACCTGTTGTTGATGTTTTTCCGTGTGCACCAGTTACAGCAACACTTGTGTATTGGCTCATCAGGTCACCTAAGAAATGATGGTAACGATGGACTGGGATGTTTAATTCTTTTGCTGCTACGATTTCTTCATGCGTATCAGGAAATGCATTTCCTGCAATAATCACTTGTCCTTCTTCTACATTATTCTTATCAAAAGGAAGGATCGAGATACTACGCTTTTCCAACGCTGTTTGTGTAAAGAAACGCTTTTCATAATCAGACCCTTGAACAGTATGCTTCATATCATGAAGAATTTGCGCTAATGAACTCATTCCTGTTCCTTTAATTCCTACAAAATGGTAAACTGTCATCTTAAAGAACCTCCAACATTTCGAACTAATACAACGGCCTATCTATAAGACAGTATATGAATCTTTTCTTATTTTGGTAATCATCATACATTTTTGATGTAGTGAAGTTATTCTTTCCCTTCACTTATCAGGATAAACTCATACGTACTTAATTATATGTCCATAATAAGTCCATTATAGCAAAAAAGAAGCCGCTATACTATGATAACAGAAAAACTGATAGGGTCAATCACCTATCAGACTTTCTCTCTCTTTCACATCTCTTCTCTTTTTTCTAATTGAACACGCTCTAAACGTGGGTTTGGACGATATTTACGACCAGCTTTTGCTTCTGGTTTCCCATTTAGTTCTACATTATCACCAGTAAAGCCAATATTCATTTTTAATAAGCTACTTCCTACCCCGTATATGTCAACAGGTACGTTTTGAGCTTCAAATTCACGAATACGCTTCTCATCAAATCCACCAGTTACAACGATGTCTACATGCTGGAATCCTTCTTCATCAAGTGCTTTACGAAGTGCGAATACAAGCGATGGGTTTACACCACGTGGATCGAATGTTCCAAGTACTTCTGGGTGGCGAATAAAGTATTGATCAATCATCGTGCGGGACGTATCTACACGTACACCTTTTAATGTTGATCCAAATTCACGCGCTACGCGAAGTGCATCTGTAATGACATCATTGTTGTAATCAATTAATACAACTAATTCATCTTCTGGGAATTTCTTATGATATGCTTTTGCCGCTTCCACAACATCACCATTAAACATTTGAATTAATGCGTGAGGCATCGTCCCCATACCACTTTTGCCCCACCATTCATTCATCGCATGCGTCGCTTGTGCGCTCATACCTCCGATGTATGCTGCATAACCGTCACCAGCTTGTTGTGTATAATGATCATCACGATCTCCCATGAAAATAACTGGTTTTTCTTTATCTACGCTACGCGCAGCTTGGACAACGTTATATACGTTTGTCGCAACCGATGTACGACGAGCTAAAATCCCATCAATGACACCTTCTAAAAATCCGAAATTTTCATAAGGACCATGAATTGTTAACACTGTTTCAAATGGACTAATTTTATCGCCATCTTTTAAAGAGTTAATTTCAAGTTCCTCAGGATTTTTAGCGAATGTTTGTAGCAATGCAATTACTTCATCCGTTCCGCAAAGAACTGCATTTTCCTTTTGGAAAAATTGCATCGTTACAACACTTTTCGGGCGAAATTCTTCGATGATTTCTCTAGTCTTTAAAAAGTAAACGGCAGAGAACCAACCTTCTCCAACACGTTCGTCAAATTTAAATGTTTTATTTGTTAGTCTATTTATTTCACCTTTTAATTTTAATTCAATTTCTTTCATGTCGCTTTACTCCCTACTTTACTATCCAACATTTTCTCTTAGTATACAGCAAAACCGTTTACTATACATTTGTTTCCTGCATAGCGGCAAATTCATCCTCAGAAATAAGGACATCTCTCGGTTTCGTTCCTCTACCTTCAGAAATAATTCCTTGCGATTCCATCTCTTCAATGAGACGTGCCGCGCGATTATAACCGATGCGGAATTTTCGCTGTACAGAAGATGTGGACGCTCCCCCTTGTTCTACAACAAATTGACATGCATCAAGGAACAATTCGTCTTCCGACTCAGCTTGTTCTGTTTTCGCTAATAAATCCTCTTGCTTAAATAAGTAATTCGGCTTCATTTGCTTTTTCACATGATCAACTGTTTTTTCAATCTCATCATCCGATACGTATACACCTTGTACACGAACTGGTTTAGATGTACCGTTCCCTAAGAATAACATATCACCACGGCCAAGTAATTTCTCCGCGCCCCCAATATCAATAATCGTACGCGAATCAACTTGAGATGATACAGTAAACGCAATACGCGTTGGAATGTTTGACTTAATTAAACCTGTAATAACATCTACAGATGGACGCTGCGTCGCTACTAATAAATGAATACCACAAGCACGTGCTTTTTGCGCAATACGACAAATCGCTTCCTCAACATCACCAGGTGCTACCATCATTAAATCGGCTAACTCGTCAATGACAATAACGATATAAGGTAATGTCTCTCCTGGAATTTCTCGCTCACTTACAATCGTATTGTAGCGAGTTAAATCACGAGCACCTGCGTGTGCAAACAATTCATAACGGCGTTCCATTTCCTCAACTGCCCATTTTAATGCAGCTGTCGCTGCTTTTACATCCGTAATAACAGGTGCTACAAGATGCGGAACAGAATTGTATGGTGCAAGCTCAACCATCTTCGGATCAATTAACATTAACTTCACTTCATGTGGTTTCGCTTTATATAAAATACTCGTTAAAATGGCGTTAATACACACACTTTTACCTGAACCCGTTGCACCCGCAATAAGTCCGTGCGGCATTTTTCGAATATCCGTTACAATTGGGTCCCCTGAAATATCAAGTCCAAGCGCAACAGTAAGCGGTGATTCACTCTTTGTGAATACAGGACTTCTTAAAATTTCGCGAAGAAATACTGGCTTGCTTTCTTTATTTGGAACTTCAATTCCAATTGCACTCTTCCCTGGAATCGGCGCTTCAATACGAATATCTTTCGCAGCTAAACTTAACTTAATATCATCACTTAAGTTTGTAATTTTATTTACTTTCACACCTGGGTCTGGCTGTACTTCAAAACGAGTTACCGCTGGCCCTTGCGATACATTAATAACATGTGCGCCAACGTGAAAATTATTAAACGTTGTATCTAATAATTCTTTCTGCTCCTCTAACCATTCTGTATTATCTAACGCTGATTGCTGTGGAATCGACAACAGCGCTAATGGTGGAACAGTATATGTCGGTGGTGTATGCAATACATTTCGCATATCGTTCTCTCTTTGATTTACAACATATGCTTTCTCTTGTACTTCCGTACTTGAAATTGGCTTTTGTACTTGCTCTACCACTACTTGCTGCATTGGTTGCTCTTCCACTTGTGGTTCTGCTACTACTTGCTGCACTGGGCGTTCTTCCACTTGTGGTTCTGCTACTTGCTGCACTGGGCGCTCTTCCACTTGTGGTTCTACTACCACCTGCTGCACTGGGCGCTCTTCCACTTGTGGTTCTACTACCACCTGCTGCACTGGACGTTCTTCCACTTGTGGTTCTACTACCACCTGCTGCATTGGGTTTTCTTCCACTTGTGGTTCTACTACCACCTGCTGCACTGGGCGCTCTTCCACTTGTGGTTCTACTACCCCCTGCTGCACTGCACGTTCTTCCACTTGTGGTTCTACTACCACCTGCTGCATTGGGTTTTCTTCCACTTGTGGTTCTGCTACTACTTGCTGCACTGGGCGTTCTTCCACTTGTGGTTCTGCTACCTCTTGTTGTACTGGCTTATTCTCTACTCGTACATTAGCAGAAGGCTGCATTGCATTTGCTCTAGCTGCATGTCTTTCCATTAATCGTGTTCTATCTTGTTTCAACATAACAACATTAAATGGTACATGGCGCTTTTTCTCACGTTTTGGTTCTTCTTTTTGTACAACTGGTTGCTCTTCTGCGATTGGTGTTTCTTCTACAACTCGTTGCTCTTCTACGACTGGCGCTTCTTCTACAACTCGTTGCTCTTCTACGACTGGCGCTTCTTCTACAACTCGTTGCTCTTCTACGACTGGCGCTTCTTCTACAACTCGTTGCTCTTCTGCGACCTGTGCTTCTTCTACAACTCGTCTATTTTCCTCTGTTTCTGCAATTAAAACATTCGCAAAGCTTTGAACATCTTTCTTCGTTTGTTCATCAGCCTCAGCAACATGTATGAATTCACTCTTTTGTTCAATTGCTTCATCTTCTTGCTGAATTTCCTCAAGTGCTACAAATGTCTCTACTACAGGCGCTTTTGTTTCTGCAATCACTTCTGTTTCTTCTGCTTCCGCAATTACTTCCACTTCTTCTGCTTCCGCAATTACTTCCACTTCTTCCGTTTCCGCAATTACTTCCACTTCTTCTGACTCTTCTGTTTCTGTAATTACTTCCACTTCTTCTAGCTCTTTCGCTTCCGCAATTACTTCCACTTCTTCTGACTCTTCTGTTTCTGCAATTACTTCCACTTCTTCTGACTCTTTCGCTTCCGCAATTACTTCCACTTCTTCTGACTCTTTCGCTTCCGCAATTACTTCCACTTCTTCTGACTCTTTCGCTTCCGCAATTACTTCCACTTCTTCTGACTCTTTCGCTTCCGCAATTACTTCCACTTCTTCTGACTCTTTCGCTTCCGCAATTACTTCCACTTCTTCTGACTCTTTCGCTTCCGCAATTACTTCCACTTCTTCTGACTCTTCTGTTTCTACAATCACTTCTACTTCTTCTGCTTCCGCAATTACTTCCACTTCTTCTGTTTCCATAACTACTTCTTCTGGCTCTTTCGTTTCTGCAATTACTTCCACTTCTTCTTCCACTTCTTCAGGTGCCTCTGTTTCCATAACTACTTCTTCAAGCTCTTCCGTTTCTGCAATTACTTCTACTTTTGACACTTCTTCTGGTATTTCCACAATGATTGTTTCTTCAAGTTTTTCTTCTGCTTTGACAATCACTGATTCTTCTGGAGCTTGCTTTTCTACTTCAATAGTAGGTTGTTTTATTTCTGTATTACGTTTAATTTCTTCTGATAATATTGTATCCTCGTGCTCTACTTTAGAAGCTACTAATTCTTCTTGTAGATTGTTTTCGTTTAACACCACTACATCTTTTTCTAGCTTAGCACTTTCCATCTGCTCAGCTACTGTTTTATGAAGTAATTCATCCGCTGAAACTTCCTGCGGTGTACTCATTTCTTTAATCACTTCTTTTTCTTCTACTAAAGGCACTTGGCGTTCAATTTCATAACCGTTTTTCTCTAGCCATTGATCAACTACTGACTTTTCTTCCTTTTTATTCTCTTCATATTGTTGCTCTCCTTGCTGGTTAGCAGCTCTATGACTAGAAGAAGTTGGTGCTTGTCCTTCTGAGAAATCAGATAATTTATATCCTTTTTTCTCTAACCATGCATCAACGACTGATTTACCCTCTACAGATATTTCAAGATCTTCTCTTTCTTTTACTTCCTCCTGCTTTTCAACCTTTTTCTCTACTGAAGGACGGTTATATCCATAAATTGGCGAAATCATTTCTGTTGGACGAAATGGTCTACGGTTACTCTCTTGCGAAGGTGCAGATGCCTTTTTAACGACAGACTCCCGCACCGGTTCATATTGCACTTCCGGTTCTTCATATGTAGAAACAACCTTTTCCACATACGGTCGTCTGCTTCTTTCCACCTTTATTCCTCTTTGGGCAGTCGGTTCTTCATATGCTACTCCTTGAACAGGTTGTTCTTCAAAGCGATTTACTTCGCTTTCATCCTCTTCATCGAACCCATTATCCGGTACTAAAGGAAAACGGCATTTACCTGCATTCCTACTTGCCATTTGTGCTTCTCTTGCTTCAGTGTAGTGGTTTACACGAGGAATTTTCGGCTGACTTTCAATTTGCTTTGGTACTTCTTTATTCATCGCTGTTTGTTCTTCCTCTTTGTTAAACAGCTTTTTCATCCAATCTAACATGCTTACCACTCTTTCTACTAAATAGTAACATCCTTTATTGTATCAGCATTCGGCAAAAAGTGCAGGTAAAATTAAGCATGTCATATTTATCCACAATATTCTAATTTACGAGTGTTTTCATATGGAAAAACGCAGCCTTTCATGTAAGACTGCGTTTAAGCTTTACTCTTCCGATATGCATCTACACTATCCGTTACACTTTGCAATAAAGAATTTACATACTGCGGGTCAGATAATTTTTTGTCTTCTTCATAGTTTGACATAAACCCAAGTTCTAATAACACACCAGGAACCTTTGCCCAATTAAATCCAGAAAGATCATCCCGAAATTTAATTCCATTTACTTTTACTTGCTGGTTCTCCCTCATTTTATTTACAATCATTTGAGAGATTTGAAGACTTTCCGCATAAATCTCTTTCGTATACGGACTTCCTTCTGCCGGCGTCAATACAGCAAACCCACTTTCGTTTGGATTTTCAGAACCATCTGCATGAAGACGTAAAAATAAATTCGCCTTATGATTATTTGCGAATGTCGCCCGTTCTTTATTACTTATATCAACGTCTTGTGATGTTCTCGTCATTAATACTTGTATCCCTTTTGCTTCAAGCTTTTCTTTTAATAAAAAAGCCATTTCTAATACAAGTACAGCCTCTCTCTTTTTCGTCACAACACCTGTTGTACCGTCTGTCACTTTATATTTTTGCGTTGTTGCCCCTGGTCCAATTGGCTCTAAATTTAAATTCGCTTTTTGTTGATGTCCTGGATCAATAACAACGAGAAACTTCTCTTGTTTTTCATTACCCTCTACTTTTTGTTCATTATTTTGCACTGGTTGCTCAGTTGGCTGTACTGGCGTAGTTTCTTCTTTCTTTTCCTCAGATGATACTTCCTCTTGCTTATGTTCTACTTGCTCATTCGTTTGAATTGCTTGTGACTCTTCATTCTTTTCTTGTTCTTGCTGCTTTTCTACCGGTGCGTCTTCTTTGGTATCTTTGTTTTTCTCTTGTATAGAAGATGTAGTTTCTTTTTTCGGCTGCTCTTGTGAACAACCGGCCATATATATTCCAATGAATGCAATCATGCTCATTATTTTTATATACTTCATACTTCTCTCCCATCACTTTGCACCGGATTCAAAGTTTTTCTTATAATTGCCCTATAATCTCATCCATATTTCCAATATAAACTGGCTGCCATTTTTCTGTACCACGTTCTGCAGTATAAACCGGATAAGCGTCATCATCTATATTTACGAAAACTGGATCGCCCATATCCGTTTCATATCCAATTGTAATCCATCCTTCTTGCCACTTTCCGTTTTCTTCACTTATTAATGAATTTTTATGTTTATCGTATCGGTAACCGATTTGTCCTTTTTCTAATTCACTTTCACTAAACACATATATTTCATAAGTACCTAGCTCAATATCTTGCTGTTTTGAAGTTTCAATTCGTTTTAGAAGTTCTGCGATTTTTATTTGTTGTTTCATACGTCTATCCCCTTCTATTTTTCTAAATTTTAACTAGTTTGTTTATAAAATACAATATAGATTTTAAGAAAAAAGGTGACATCCTTATAATATGAATGATTTTTTGAATATATCTGTCACAACTCTACATATATCAACGATTTTTCAAATATATCTATCGTAACTCTACATATATCAACGATTCGACACGGAATATCGACTTACCAACAAAAAATGACAAAACAAAAAGAGAGGCTGCCCAAAAGGACAACCTCTCTTTTCTTATATCAATTAAAATTTAAACTCTTGTCCAACTTCAAAGCTATCTTCTAATACAAGAATACCTTTTTCTTGTGGAGCATCTGGAAGCTCTAATTCACGTGCAGAGCAGATCATTCCAGAAGAAGGAACACCGCGAAGTTCTGCTGGTTTAATTAACATACCACTTGGCATTACAGCACCAATTTTTGCAACGACAACTTTTTGTCCTGCATCAACGTTTGGTGCACCACATACGATTTGTAATGTTTCTGTACCGATTTCTACTTTACAGATGTTTAGCTTGTCAGCATTTGGATGCTTTTCTTTTTCAGCTACATAGCCTACAACAAATTTCGGAGAAAGATCTGCTTCTACTGTTTCTTCAAAGCCATTCTTCGCTAAAATTTCGTTGATTTTCTCTACAAGCTCTTTCGTTAATGTAAGGTTGCCTGTTTCTTTTACTTCTAAGTAAGAAGATGCATTAAAGATGTTGAATCCTGCTGTTACATTGCTTTCACGATCATATACGCGTGCAACATCTCCTTTGCGATCAAAAGTACGGTTCTCTAAAGTAATATCTTGTAAGGCAACAATTAAAGTGTCACCAATTCCTTCAAGGTTGTAAAAAACGTTCACTTCGTTCATCCTTTCTCTTTTCCATCTGTCTTCTTCCGATTTTTCGCTAAAATAAAGATTGGTTCAAATTCTCCATCTTCATATACGAATGAAAGTGATGTAATCGGAACATGCCCTTCGGCAAAAAATTTCATTGTCATTTGTGCAATAATATCATAACCGATTTCGTTGACGATATCAGCAATAATTAATACATCTTGGTGAGGAACAGCAACAACCATGTCACCAGAAATCTTTTCACGCATCGATTGTAGTAACGATTCGTTTAAAATACGAGTCGCGTCATACCCATCATTTGTGTTTAAAAAGTAGAATGTATTACCCGCTACTGTGTCTTGTTTAAATTCATAACCTAATGAGCGTGCGTTGAATAATGCCATTTCACGCACTTGCTGTTCTGTAAGTTCTAATTTTTGTAATAGACGCTCATCAATTAGTCGATACGTTTTATTCGAATCTAGCGCGTAGTAAATACGTGTTTCCGCCGTATGATCCGTCATAATAAACGGATTTCCTTCTTCTGCTTGTTTCGGGAAAGAAGTAGAGCGAATAACAGGTAAAATTTTCGCTCCGCTATTTTCTTCTTTATGCATCGCAATTAGCGCTTCTTGTACGTAATAAGCAACTTCTTCAATTGCCTTTTCCTTGTTCACTTCCCATTTTGCCACAACTCCTGGAAGCGATACGTTAATACCTTTTTTGGAGTCTTTTTGTTCAATACGTAAAACTTCTTTCTCACTATCATACTGAAAGTCCCATTCTGGGCGAGATAATTTCTTTATTAACTCATCTTTCATCTTTTTACTTGTCATCTTCATCTCTTTTTTCCTCCCTTCCAAAAAAATAACCTCCCCCGCGAAGGTAGAGGTTGTTTTACAATTCAATTGGCAAATTGCCTTATTTTAAACCTTCAATGAACTCTTCGATTTGTTCTTGTGTTTTACGATCTTTGTTTACATAGCGACCAGTTTCTTCACCTTTATTGTACGCTACAAAGCTCGGAATGCCAAATACGTCTAATTTTACACATAGATCAATAAACTCATCACGATCTACATAGTAAAATGAGAAATCACTATATTTCTCTTCTACTTCTGGCATAAATGGATCTACAAAGCGGCAGTCTGGGCACCATTCTGCTGAGAACATAAAGACTACATTCTCTTCATTTTTTAACTGTTGGAATTGCTCCATGCTTTCTAATGACTTCATCTATATTTCCTCCTCTAACGGGTGCATTTTTCATGTTATAATCTTTCTTTTATACTACCATACATCGCGTACGGTGCAAGGTTTATGCTTGCTTTTTGTCATACTTATATTGCCCAACTAACAACTTAACAACGTGTACAAATA
This DNA window, taken from Bacillus cereus ATCC 14579, encodes the following:
- a CDS encoding thioredoxin family protein, yielding MKSLESMEQFQQLKNEENVVFMFSAEWCPDCRFVDPFMPEVEEKYSDFSFYYVDRDEFIDLCVKLDVFGIPSFVAYNKGEETGRYVNKDRKTQEQIEEFIEGLK
- a CDS encoding nicotinate phosphoribosyltransferase, which translates into the protein MKEIELKLKGEINRLTNKTFKFDERVGEGWFSAVYFLKTREIIEEFRPKSVVTMQFFQKENAVLCGTDEVIALLQTFAKNPEELEINSLKDGDKISPFETVLTIHGPYENFGFLEGVIDGILARRTSVATNVYNVVQAARSVDKEKPVIFMGDRDDHYTQQAGDGYAAYIGGMSAQATHAMNEWWGKSGMGTMPHALIQMFNGDVVEAAKAYHKKFPEDELVVLIDYNNDVITDALRVAREFGSTLKGVRVDTSRTMIDQYFIRHPEVLGTFDPRGVNPSLVFALRKALDEEGFQHVDIVVTGGFDEKRIREFEAQNVPVDIYGVGSSLLKMNIGFTGDNVELNGKPEAKAGRKYRPNPRLERVQLEKREEM
- the ytpR gene encoding YtpR family tRNA-binding protein: MNEVNVFYNLEGIGDTLIVALQDITLENRTFDRKGDVARVYDRESNVTAGFNIFNASSYLEVKETGNLTLTKELVEKINEILAKNGFEETVEADLSPKFVVGYVAEKEKHPNADKLNICKVEIGTETLQIVCGAPNVDAGQKVVVAKIGAVMPSGMLIKPAELRGVPSSGMICSARELELPDAPQEKGILVLEDSFEVGQEFKF
- a CDS encoding DNA translocase FtsK; amino-acid sequence: MLDWMKKLFNKEEEQTAMNKEVPKQIESQPKIPRVNHYTEAREAQMASRNAGKCRFPLVPDNGFDEEDESEVNRFEEQPVQGVAYEEPTAQRGIKVERSRRPYVEKVVSTYEEPEVQYEPVRESVVKKASAPSQESNRRPFRPTEMISPIYGYNRPSVEKKVEKQEEVKEREDLEISVEGKSVVDAWLEKKGYKLSDFSEGQAPTSSSHRAANQQGEQQYEENKKEEKSVVDQWLEKNGYEIERQVPLVEEKEVIKEMSTPQEVSADELLHKTVAEQMESAKLEKDVVVLNENNLQEELVASKVEHEDTILSEEIKRNTEIKQPTIEVEKQAPEESVIVKAEEKLEETIIVEIPEEVSKVEVIAETEELEEVVMETEAPEEVEEEVEVIAETKEPEEVVMETEEVEVIAEAEEVEVIVETEESEEVEVIAEAKESEEVEVIAEAKESEEVEVIAEAKESEEVEVIAEAKESEEVEVIAEAKESEEVEVIAEAKESEEVEVIAETEESEEVEVIAEAKELEEVEVITETEESEEVEVIAETEEVEVIAEAEEVEVIAEAEETEVIAETKAPVVETFVALEEIQQEDEAIEQKSEFIHVAEADEQTKKDVQSFANVLIAETEENRRVVEEAQVAEEQRVVEEAPVVEEQRVVEEAPVVEEQRVVEEAPVVEEQRVVEETPIAEEQPVVQKEEPKREKKRHVPFNVVMLKQDRTRLMERHAARANAMQPSANVRVENKPVQQEVAEPQVEERPVQQVVAEPQVEENPMQQVVVEPQVEERAVQQGVVEPQVEERPVQQVVVEPQVEENPMQQVVVEPQVEERPVQQVVVEPQVEERPVQQVVVEPQVEERPVQQVAEPQVEERPVQQVVAEPQVEEQPMQQVVVEQVQKPISSTEVQEKAYVVNQRENDMRNVLHTPPTYTVPPLALLSIPQQSALDNTEWLEEQKELLDTTFNNFHVGAHVINVSQGPAVTRFEVQPDPGVKVNKITNLSDDIKLSLAAKDIRIEAPIPGKSAIGIEVPNKESKPVFLREILRSPVFTKSESPLTVALGLDISGDPIVTDIRKMPHGLIAGATGSGKSVCINAILTSILYKAKPHEVKLMLIDPKMVELAPYNSVPHLVAPVITDVKAATAALKWAVEEMERRYELFAHAGARDLTRYNTIVSEREIPGETLPYIVIVIDELADLMMVAPGDVEEAICRIAQKARACGIHLLVATQRPSVDVITGLIKSNIPTRIAFTVSSQVDSRTIIDIGGAEKLLGRGDMLFLGNGTSKPVRVQGVYVSDDEIEKTVDHVKKQMKPNYLFKQEDLLAKTEQAESEDELFLDACQFVVEQGGASTSSVQRKFRIGYNRAARLIEEMESQGIISEGRGTKPRDVLISEDEFAAMQETNV
- a CDS encoding DUF1444 domain-containing protein, which codes for MKMTSKKMKDELIKKLSRPEWDFQYDSEKEVLRIEQKDSKKGINVSLPGVVAKWEVNKEKAIEEVAYYVQEALIAMHKEENSGAKILPVIRSTSFPKQAEEGNPFIMTDHTAETRIYYALDSNKTYRLIDERLLQKLELTEQQVREMALFNARSLGYEFKQDTVAGNTFYFLNTNDGYDATRILNESLLQSMREKISGDMVVAVPHQDVLIIADIVNEIGYDIIAQMTMKFFAEGHVPITSLSFVYEDGEFEPIFILAKNRKKTDGKEKG
- a CDS encoding N-acetylmuramoyl-L-alanine amidase; the encoded protein is MKYIKIMSMIAFIGIYMAGCSQEQPKKETTSSIQEKNKDTKEDAPVEKQQEQEKNEESQAIQTNEQVEHKQEEVSSEEKKEETTPVQPTEQPVQNNEQKVEGNEKQEKFLVVIDPGHQQKANLNLEPIGPGATTQKYKVTDGTTGVVTKKREAVLVLEMAFLLKEKLEAKGIQVLMTRTSQDVDISNKERATFANNHKANLFLRLHADGSENPNESGFAVLTPAEGSPYTKEIYAESLQISQMIVNKMRENQQVKVNGIKFRDDLSGFNWAKVPGVLLELGFMSNYEEDKKLSDPQYVNSLLQSVTDSVDAYRKSKA
- the murC gene encoding UDP-N-acetylmuramate--L-alanine ligase, whose product is MTVYHFVGIKGTGMSSLAQILHDMKHTVQGSDYEKRFFTQTALEKRSISILPFDKNNVEEGQVIIAGNAFPDTHEEIVAAKELNIPVHRYHHFLGDLMSQYTSVAVTGAHGKTSTTGLLAHVMQGAHPTSYLIGDGTGHGVENSKYFVFEACEYRRHFLSYNPDYAIMTNIDFDHPDYFADINDVFSAFQEMALQVKKGIIACGDDEELQKIQAKVPVIFYGFGEDNDFQARNIQKRTDGTIFDVFVRNTYYDTFKITGYGNHSVLNALAVIALCHYENVDVEAVKHQLTTFEGVKRRFNEKPMGEQVIIDDYAHHPTEINATIEAARQKHPEREIVAVFQPHTFSRTEKFLDEFAESLSKADQVYLCDIFGSARENKGELTIEDLQKRIDGAELITDTTTDVLKKHKNGVLIFMGAGDIQKFEAAYVKEVQVAEK